Sequence from the Pseudopipra pipra isolate bDixPip1 chromosome 16, bDixPip1.hap1, whole genome shotgun sequence genome:
TATTTCAACCCAAATACCCAGATCtctttcctcccccagccctgaaAGCTTCACAGGGGTGAAGGTCCATAACGTCACCCAGATCCACCTGGTCCCAAAGCTGCAATCCCAGCGATGCCTTTGCGGGACACACGGTGCTCAACTGGGCTATTAAAAGAAACTGggctaaaaaaattagattCCAGTGGAGCCAGTGAGTGTTTggcagcccagggaagtgctgctgggAACTGGGGCAGGACCTGCAGCCCCTCACCTTGTCCTCCACCACCGCCCTCTGCACGATGTGCTCCAGGCGCTGCCGGTGGTTGGGGGTCCCCGACGGCCTCGTGTCCCCTCGCTCCTCACTGAGGCCATTCCTGGGATCCTGTGGGGAGGAGAGACCTCAACAAGGGACCCCTCACAGTGTCTGGGCCTAAAGTTTGGGTATGAAGCACCTGCCACCCAGTTGTCACCCGTCCCAGTCACCCCCGCTATTTGCTGCCGGGTTTGCAACATCCCGAGGGCTTGGACAGGATTTTTCCACCATTTTCTGCCTTGCAGCAGCTCATGGGATCAGCCTCAGTTGGGGTCCCTTTCCCTGGGACTTCACAGTAAACAAGGAGCCTTCAGAGATGTTTTTCCAGCATCTCTTTGCCCCACACATCCCCTgggagctctgctcctgcagcaaggggctctcagggaTTAATTATCCCCATGGCACCGGGGCAGGCACCAGCTACATCCGAGATGTTTCTCAGCATTTTCCACCTTcttctgcctccaggagggtTTTGGCAGTGGGCAGAGTTaactctgctcctcctggggCCTTTGGGACCTTTGGAAGTCAAGTGGGAAGGAAAGGTGCAGGCAGGGAAGAGTAGACACCTACAAACCGCAGCCAAACGAACCCAAATTCCCTCCTAAAATTCCCACCtcctcaccaccctcctcaGAGAGCTGGAGGGTTCAAAGCTTTGACTCAGAGTGAGCGTTTCCTTCCAGAACTCCTGCAGAGACTGGGGCTCagccccccagcacagctgtgctgcccagAGGCAGATGTGCAGGCCAGGAGCTGCGAGGGGGGGTTAATCCCGGATTTCCATTTGCAGAGCGAAAGCCACCGGCTGCTTTGGAAAACCCACGTCCCCACGCCATCCCTAAGGATTTTATCCACGTccacagccctgccaccccccagAGGTCCCCCCTCCCTACCGGGTTCCgtgcctgcagcacagcctcCGTCCTCCTCATCTTCTCCAGCTCGATCTCCCTGGCAATGAGCTGCTTGGCCTGGTAGCTGAGCTGCCTCCGGGCCGGCAGCTCCGGGAAGCGACACACGTCCTCCACATTCCTGCAGCATGGacaggggggagcagggagcacaaATCAATACTAAAAATAACCTGCATTATGCAACCTGGCGGGGCACAGGGAGCCCAGTCACCCCCTTGGCACTGCCCCGTCCACCTCCGAGTGCGatcctgcctcagtttccccagcgCTGCCCTCTCCTGGGTGGAGCCAGGGGGCTGAGTGGGAATGCAGGAGGGATTAAGGGGTTTTAATCTCGGTTTTAAGGCaacaagaggaaaaggcagcaggGTTGTGTTGAACAGACTGCCCTGAAAACACCAcgggcacagcacagcccggGCACAAGGGGCACCACGACCCTCCCATcgccccaaaaaaaccctgggGAGGTGGGTAATGGAAACACAGCCAGGAACAGTAACTCTGGAGCATCAGAGCACTTGGGTCATGAACAGGGCTGGGGCACCAGCTCTGGAGTTAGGCCTGTTTCAGTATAGCTGGGCCAGTCCCTCTGCCAgctctaaatattttatatttattcaatATTCTCGCCCTTAAAATAAAGGGAGCAAAGTCTCCTGTCAGCTGGCTCTGCAGTCATTTAGAAATTAGCTGTCAAATCAATGTTTTAAGAAGttataaagagaaaacacaggTTTTGCTGTCGACAACAGCTTTGTTTGCCAGAGAGATGCTGGGATGCAATTTCCAGATGCCACTGGGATGTGACACCCCCATAGTCCCCGTCATTTtatggttggatttgatgatcttgaaggtctttgcCAATTTTGATTCTGTGCACAGCCAGGAAACAGGCTCAGAACTCACAAAACAAGCAAAGTAAAGCAAAGTAAAGCCAAAAAGTGGCTCCCAATGTCCCACGGTCTCCCCATGGCCATGTGGGGGTGGCACGGGGGGGAAAGCAGAGGATGGATCCCTACAGCCCCCACCAGCCTTTCCATGAGGAAGAAACAATACTAAAGCAGTTCACTGTAATTCAATAGAGCTGCTTGATTAACAGAGGCTCATTACTGTAATTAACTCTGCCCAGGAAGGCATTAACGTTGGGCCTCGCTGGGGCCGGGTCTGTGCTGCCTCTCCAAAGGCTCCCCAGAGTTTCTGGCTCTGGGTGTGCTCAGAGCAGAGCCACAGCCAGGTCAGGCAGTGGCCAAGCTGGTAATTTATAAATGAACCATGGTGACAGTGACCTCCTCTGTGTGATGAGCTCAGGTGGACCAGCTCTGTCCTCTGGTGGCTTCGGtccctctgccagctccagtgagagccaaaggcagctgcttcctttcctttaaTCCATTAAATCTaaaccagctctgctccagcctcagCCCAAGGGAGTGGTGGGGCAGCTGGACCATGCTGGGGATGGAGCAAAGGCAGGAGTTCCACCTCCTTCCTGAGCTCTCTGCTCTTATTATCCCAGAATcatcatggaatcctggaatggtttgggttggaagggatcttaaagcccgtccagtgccaccccctgccatgggcagggacaccttccactatcccaggttgctccaagccccgtccaacctggccttggacactcccagggatggggcagccacagcttctctgggcaacctgtgccagggcctgaccaccctcccagggaaggttTTTGAGCCccaccccttcccttcccctcgGCACTCACGGATCCAGCTTGTAGACATACTGGCCCTCAGGCAGGCGCTCCTGGTGGTAGGTGAGGTTGTAGGCCAGCATGGTGCTgatcagctctgccagctgctgcttctccttctggCTGTAGAGCTGAGTGTTCAcctggcagggagggcagagcatCACTGACCCACAGTCACTTCTGAACATACAAACAGCCCGAAGCACAGGGTTTCTCTGTGTGAGGAGGGACAGTCAACACCCAGGGTGTTCAGACAGGTTTAGTTCCCTCCTAGGGACACACATCCTTCCCAGAGCAGGGTGCAGTGACCCAGGTGCTGGAAGGGGACTGTGACAGCTCCCCAAAGCCCTGCTCAGTCAAGCCCACCCCAGGTGGGGTCCAAGACCCCTCCACACAGTCAGGTATCTCAGAATCATGTGCTCAGCTTCCCTCCAACTTCTGCATCACCTGCAACATCAAATCACCCCCGAATCTGGGACAGAAATTCGGGATAGCTCAGCCTGggtgatgcagcccaggagaTGTCTGTCCCCCAGTGCTCAGGGTGAGGTTTGCAGAGGGGACACATCACCCAGGCAGCGAGGAGGGGTCAGGGGCACTCACAGGCCGCAGTTTGGGGGCGATGATGtccagcagcaggcacagcacctccaacaccagcacccgcggccccgcgcggcTCCGGGCGCCGGGCGCGATCCCCGACACCATGGACACCACCAGGTTCTGCATGTGGGTCAGCttggccagggcctggggacagggcagggacagctcagcCACCGTGTCCCACGGGGCAGAGGGCTGCCCCCGTGCCCCCTGGGCCTTGCCTCGTGCTGGCTGCTGGGGTAGGCCAGGCGGGGGATGGCGGAGCCCGCGAAGAGCAGGTGGAAGGCCACGGGCAGGAAGGGCAGGTAGCGCAGCAGCTGGAAGCTCTGCCCGTGCAGCACGGCCCGGCCCAGCAGGTCGGAGAAGCAGAGCCACTCCAGGGCCAGGCACACCGAGCCCAGGCTGGAGTCCCGCACCCTCATGGACAGGAAATTCTCGtgcaggccctggaaggggatGTGGGATTACAGGGCTGGAGGTCAGTGGATGGTCCCGCCAGAGCAAGTCACTGGCATTCTGAGCTTCTCACTGAGCTCCAGCACAACACAGGAAGGGGCCTGGCTCTCCCCCTGGCTGCTCTTACCTGGGCAAGCTTCTCCTGCTCCCCCGAGGAGACGGCGAGGTGCAGGATGTGGTGGAAGCGCTGGGAGGAGGAACTGAAGCCAGAGGAACCCCCGAAGTGTGACAGGTCCTCGTCACccaccaggagctgggctggcaaaGAGGGGTCCATTCCTATCCTGTGCCTGGGGGGAGCCCAAAGGGAAGAGCTGAGGGTCCCCCAGTGCTGAAGGGATCAGCAAGGAATATTTGGATCCTTGCAAACTGAAGACAATGCCAATGCCAAATTATTGGCAGCTAAATGGAATGGACAAAAGGATccagaatggctttaaactgacagagttttttttttaaactcacaAAAACCACAGAacgttgctccaagccccatccaacctggctttgaacacttccaaggctggagcagccacagtttctctgggcaaccaaaATAACCAGGAAGCAGCACACCCCAAGCACCCAGCCAGACCTAACAAATCCCTCCTTTTACCTCTGCACCCTCGGGAGCTGGAAGATCTCCTGCCAGATGGAGAAGAGCCCCTTGTTTTGGTCCTTCAGGCCAATCTTCATCGTCTGCACCATCTGCATGTTCAGCTCCTTCTGCCCTCGGCCGTGCAGGAACTGCAATGGGAGTGAGGAGCTGGGGGGACGGGCACAGAGGGAGGGGGGATCTCCAAAACTCTGGGGATCCCGGACACAGCAGtgtctccttcctcctccatgTGCAGGGTTAAAATAGCACAGGGGACAGGGTGGATATTTTAGGGATCTGCCTAGGACACAGTTctttcccctccatccccacctgAGTCCAGAGCTGTCTGTGTCCCCCAGGCCCCCCATGACCCCGGTACCTGCAGGGTGTTGATGCAGGAGCGGATGTCGTTCTCCGTCTTCTCGCACAGGGCCAGCAGTGCCGCCGTGTCCGCCCgcattccctgctggagggcgatctgtgggagcaggagagggTGGTCAGCAGGGAGGGATGGCCAGCCAGGGGGTCAGGGGGGCCCTCAGCTGTGCCACACCTCGCTGAGCCGCTGGGCGAGCCGGGACGGAGCCGTGCGGGGGAAGTGGAGCAGGAAGGATTGCTGCCGGAGCGGGCGCAGCGCGGGCACGTACCTGGGGAGGGCACAGGGCTCTGAGTGGCCACAGCAGGGCAAGGAGGACAGCTACTAGTCATGGAAtcattcaggctggaaaagccctctaagaccatccagtcccactgtTCCCCAGCattgccaaggccaccactaacccaggtccccaggtgccacatccacagggcttttaaatctctccagggttggggactccacccctgccctgggcagctgtgccagggctggacagtcTTTTCTGGGAAGGAACTCTCCctcatatccaacctaaacctcccctggcacagcttgagattgtttcctcttgttctgtcccttgttccctgggaacagagcctgacccccccccccagctctcccctcctgtcagggagttgcagagccagaaggtccctcctgagcctccttttctccaggctgagccccccccgctccctcagccactcctggtgctccagaaccttccccagctccattctctttcctggacatgctccagcccctcaaagTCTTTCTTGTCACGAggagcccaaaactgccacccaggatttgaggtgctCCACTCAAAGGGAGACACCAACAGCCTCTACCTCCTCGCTCAGGGCAGGGTCTCAGCTCTCCATCCCCCCAGATCCACAGGTGACACTCACTGGTCGTTGCAGATGCAGATGATGGGCCTGAGCAACAACCCACCCTCACGCTGCCGCCTCCGGCCCGCGCCggcctctccctctccctgcacgTCCTTACGGTGGATGATGTTCAGCAGCACGTTGATAGatgccttgggaaaaaaaaaacaagggcaGAAGGGATGAATTCTTACCACTGAGAGGCAAGAAACAGCTCGTGGAACAGGGGGTGAGCTGCTAATGGGGGAACAATGAAGGGGTTAATGCCAAAGGTGGTCGGGGCTCACCGCAGGCGCGCCGTCGATCTCGTCGATGATGAGACAGTTGGGCTTCTCACCGGCCCCCAGCACAGACTTCATCTGGGTGGCAGCTTCGATGCGGGTCTTGAACACCTCGGGGCTGCGGTCATCGCTGCAGGGAAGGTGGGCCAGGTTACTGTGGCATGGGGTTGGCTCTGGCATGGGATCACCTCCAGCACGGGATGGTCTCCAGCatcacccacaggacagcatCACCCCTGGGACACCATCACTTTTgggacagcatcacctctgGGACACCATCAACCCCAGGACACCATCACCCTGGGACAGCATCACCCCtgggacagcatcacctccaGCATCACTGCTGGGACACCATCGCTTTtgggacagcatcacctccaGCGTCACCCCCAGGACACTGTCACCCCTGGGACATGGTCACCACCAGGACAGTGTCACCCCCGGCGTCCCCTCTGGCCTGGCAGcacctgcagcagtgctgggctggcagggcctCACCTGGCATTCATCTCCACGGCGTTGTACCCCGCGTGCCGGGCGATGACGTGGGCCAGCGTGGTCTTTCCCAAGCCAGGAGGGCCACAGAGCAGGGCTACCTGTGGCACAGAGGGCAGGTCAGCCTGGCAGGGAttcctccagctcccaccaAGGAGGGAATGCCCTGCTCCTCACCCTGCTGGCAGGATGAGGGGACACCCCAGTACTGCCCTGTCTTGCTCACCTTGTATTTGGGTCTCTTGTGCTGGTCCAGCTCAGCCTCCAGAATCTCCTCTGTGAGCTGGACCTTCGTTTTCCACTTATTTGGGTGCTCCTTGGGATGGCTGAATGGGGGAtgagctgcagtgctgggcttgCCCTTCTTCACAgccttctccttcccaaacaCCACCGTGTCCCAGAGCTTGAGCCACTTCAGAAGGCAGCGGTTTGTGTACTGCGGGGGGGGGGAAGTGGGAAAAATCCATGGAACCTCAGAAGGATCAGGCCAAGGACAGAGGAAGGCTCTCCTCCATgggacaggctgctcagagTTCCACCTGGCACCTCCTGGTACAGCACGGGAAtggtgcttcccttcccagctcaaCCACCACCCCACAGGGGAACCCAGGACAAGTCACAtcagccccatccctgctgtccctcctcTGTCCTGGCTCAACTCAGCACCTCTCAGCCTCTTCCATCATTTGCAACTCCCTACAAAACTTCTGatattcaaaaaaaaccccaaattagCCCACAATTCCTGGCTAAAGTCCTCCCAGTCTTTTTTGTCTTGTTCTGGTCAAGTTTCAAAATCTCTTTTGTTAGAAAGCCCACAGACTCCAGCTGAAACACTGCCATCCCAAGCTCTCCAGGACTCAGGACTGCTCCCAGGAAGGACCAGCACTTCCAAAGGCAACACCCTGATCCCACAGCATAAAGGAAGAGTTACAGAGGTGCTAATACCCCCCAAGCCCAggcctccccttctcccagcacctcacaTCATCACTGAGCAGCTCCATGTAGCGCCGGGGGGTGAACTTGTCCACCCAGAGGCAATGGGAGGCAGATTCCTCCTCAGGATCCATGTCCCCACCAGGTTCCAGGCTCTCCGTGCTGGGCTCACTCTCAAGGCAACTGTAAGAAAGAATTAACTTGACCCAAACCACGCAGGGAgtcagggaagggctgggagtTACACCCAGATTTCCCACGCTGAGCACAACAAGGGCAAAGAGGCTCCTCTGCTTGTAGGCCCCAAAAATCTGGACCTCGTGGAGTGTCTTTGGGAGGCACATCAGGCAGCATGGCAGGGATAGGGTGGGATTTCATCCCAACATCTCACCTGTTTATGATCTCTGTCAGCTGCTGGGATACCTTCTGAACGTGCCTGAGACGCTGGagcacagagagagggagagcgGGGTCAGGGACACCCCAGTAACCCGTGGCTGGGGGGAACAGGGATGGGAGCCAGTCCTGTGGTATCAGGAATGGCAGGGAAAGATGGGAAGGTCAGTGTGAGACGTGGTACCTCTTGGTCCACCTGTTCCTTCAGGTAGGAGAAAGGCACCCCCAGCAGGTGGAGTGGCCTCCGTGCATTCCAGCCCAGGGAATccgggagctgcagggacacagcacaAACAACCCCCTCCTGAACCAGCTGGAGAACACAGAGAAGCAAACCCAACCTCGAGAGCCCTGCTCACCTCCACCCCTGTCCTGCAGGGATCATCCCTCAGCACCAGGAAGACCCTGGTGCCCTGGGTGGAGGTCACATTGATATAATCCTCCAGGATGGGGGGTCTCTTGAGGACCCACTTCTTTTCAGAGGGTGGTGTGATCTGCAGGGGGATCATGCCGCTCATCTCCAGCTGGTTCGAGCTGGAAAACACCAAATTCCTTTAGCAGGGGTGAGGAAAAGGGCCCTTGAACCCCCTGAAGGTGGGGGCCAAGGggcctttccctcatccctgCTAAAAATGGCTTTCAAGGTGGCCAACCTGGTATTCTGGGGAGCAAGAGGTGCCTCTGAGCCCCCATCCCAGGAGACATCAGGAGCCAACTCATCGTCTGCACCAAAATCGAGCTTCTTCACAGCCTCCAGGCGCTGCCGCTTCGGCTTCGGGGCTGGGAGAGAcgccggggaggggggaagaggagcACCATGATTGAGGGAGGGCGGTACCGGGGATGCTCCGCGCCCGGCACCGCTCGGGGAGGGAGGACAGGGCCCGGCAGCGCCGGGGACCGAGTTAAACCTACTGTGGGGTCCGGCCGGCGCTGGGGACCCGGCGGGGGCACAGCCCCGCTCCCTCTTCCTGCAGTGGGAGTCCCCGGCGGGGTCGGGCTCCTCCGGCGGCTGTTTCCTGCCGCGGAACTGCGAGACTTTGGGGCCGGCGGGCGGGGACGGCTCATCTGCAATAGGGGTCAGAGCTCCGGTGAGCGGCCACGGGCGGCCCTGCCCTCCCACCGCCCGGCCCCCCGGTGGCGGTCCCGGCCCGGCAGCAGCGCCCACCTCCGAGCTCcgccagcacctccagctcggCGGCGAAGCGCTCGTAGAACTCATCGTCGGCAGCGCCCTCGGCGCTCTCGGTGCCCGCCATGGGCCGCGCACGCCCcgccccgcctcgccccgccccgcgccgctgCCGCTCATTGGCCACGGCCGCGCCGGGCGGGGGCGTCCGCGTCGCTGATTGGACGCGACGCTCGGCCCGGGCCGGCGGGGGCGGTGCTGATTGGACGCGACGCTCGGCCCGGGCCAGCGGGGGCGGCGCTGATTGGACGCGGCGCGCGGCCCGGGCCGATGGAGGCGATGTagccgcggccgccccgggAGCGCCCGGGACGGCGCCGCAGGTggggcgggggcgggagcggggctgaGGTCTCAGAGCGGCGCGGGTCCCCTCTCCCGGGTCCCCTCTCCCGGGTCCCCTCCCCGGTGTCTGTGTCCCTTCCGCCGTGTCCCCGCCGTCGCGtcccgtgtcccctccccagcgCCCCGTGCACCCAACCGGAGCCGCCAGGATCGCGGCTCCGCTCCAGCGGGGAGCACGGGGAGGCCACGCGTGACACCGGGACGGGGATGGGCTTGTCCCGGGACGCGGGGACGGCGGCAGAGCTGTGCGGTGTGACAGCGGCGCGGCTGCGGGACCGCCACGGCGGGGGCTGTGTCACCGGGACCGCTGTGGGACCCGCGCCAGCACGGGGTGACGCCGGGGGGGCTGCGGCACACATGGAGCGTGACACCGGTGTGACACCGGTGAGGCTGCGAGACATGCAGGGTGACATCAGTGTGACACCGGGACACACAGGGTGACACTGGTGTCCCTCTGGGCCGAGCAGGGTGACAGCGGTGTTGCTCTGGGAGTCACACAGCGTGACACTGGTGAGGCTGAGAGACCCATGCTGGGTGACACTGGTGTCACTGGGCCGAGCAGAGTGACATTGGTGTTGTTCTGGTCCTGTGCGGGGTGACTCTGGTACCACACAGCACCAGTACCTCTCCAGTCCTATGAGGTGCCCCACTCCCTGCTCTATTCCCAGTCTGCCCTGCCTGGGTCCCATCACTGCCCAGGGTGCTGTCCCACCCCTGTGACACCCACCTTGCAGCTGGAggctccccccacccctctcaCCCCAATTCCCATGTCACTCCCGCAGGGCGCTGGCCATGGAGCCGGGCACCATCGACAACCTGTCCATCCTGTACCAGAGCTCCGACTTCATCGTGGTCAACAAGCACTGGGACATCCGCATCGACAGCAAGATGTGGTACGAGACACTgaccctgcagagccagctccGGCACCGCTTCCCCGAGCTCGCCGACCCCGACACCTACTACGGCTTCAGGTGAGTGGCCAGGCACCCACCCGGGCTGTGCCCTCGGCTGGGGGCACCCACAAGTTCCCCAGGATGTTCCTGCACCCCTGTCTCCTCCCCAGGTTCTGCCACCAGCTGGATTTCTCCACCAGCGGGGCCCTGTGTGTCGCTCTCAACAAGGCGGCGGCGGGAAGCGCCTACAAGTGTTTCAAGGAGCGGCTGGTGACCAAAGCCTACCTCGCCCTGGTGAGCCCACCCTGCCAGGGCCTGCTCGGGGCTGCCCTTCTGGGCAGGCTGAGcacctctgctgggaggctgagggagctggggttcagcctggagaagggagtgCTCCaaggagacctgagagccccttccccTAAAAGggactccaggagagctggagagggacttgggacaagggatggaggaatagaacaagggagaatggcttcccactgacagagggcggggttagatgggatattgggaaggaatttcccccgtgagggtggtgaggttctggcacaggttgcagctgcccctggaattgtccaaggccaggttggatggggcttggagcaacctggtctagtggaagatggGTTGGAACTGgaactgggtgggctttaaggccccttccaacccaaaccattccaggactctgtgattctatgaattgcAGCTTGGTCTGCTTCTTGCATCCATCTGGACACAGTTCTGTGCCACGTGTTCTAGGAAAACCCtactggagcagggaggttggactgggCGTCCCCACTGGGGACTCTCCCAACCTTtcctgttctgtgattccacgatTCCTGGCACTGAGGGGTTGGTGAGGAGCACGTGCCAGGGCTCAGTTTCAAACCCCCTTTCTGCCCCTAGGTGAGGGGCCACGTCAGCCAGAGCCGGATGACGATCCGCTATGCCATCGGGAAGAACACCATGGAGGGCAGGACCCACATGATGTGCATCGACGGGACAGAGGGTGAGCCCCCCTTCCCTGCACTGCCCAGACCCCTTGAGCCTCGCTGGGGGATGGCAAACCCCCTTTGGATCTCGTTGCAGGCTGTGAAAATCCCAAGCCTTGCCAGTCGGAGCTGATCGTGCTGGAGCACGGATCCTACAGCGGAGACCCCGTGACcaaagtgctgctgcagcccctgacaGGTGGGGGTTGGGgtcagggcagcagctctggggggcTCTGACGTGGAAGCAGAGCCTGGAAGGGGGATGAGAGAAGCCGAGAACTGC
This genomic interval carries:
- the CHTF18 gene encoding chromosome transmission fidelity protein 18 homolog isoform X1, giving the protein MAGTESAEGAADDEFYERFAAELEVLAELGDEPSPPAGPKVSQFRGRKQPPEEPDPAGDSHCRKRERGCAPAGSPAPAGPHTPKPKRQRLEAVKKLDFGADDELAPDVSWDGGSEAPLAPQNTSSNQLEMSGMIPLQITPPSEKKWVLKRPPILEDYINVTSTQGTRVFLVLRDDPCRTGVEEGVVCAVSLQLPDSLGWNARRPLHLLGVPFSYLKEQVDQERLRHVQKVSQQLTEIINSCLESEPSTESLEPGGDMDPEEESASHCLWVDKFTPRRYMELLSDDYTNRCLLKWLKLWDTVVFGKEKAVKKGKPSTAAHPPFSHPKEHPNKWKTKVQLTEEILEAELDQHKRPKYKVALLCGPPGLGKTTLAHVIARHAGYNAVEMNASDDRSPEVFKTRIEAATQMKSVLGAGEKPNCLIIDEIDGAPAASINVLLNIIHRKDVQGEGEAGAGRRRQREGGLLLRPIICICNDQYVPALRPLRQQSFLLHFPRTAPSRLAQRLSEIALQQGMRADTAALLALCEKTENDIRSCINTLQFLHGRGQKELNMQMVQTMKIGLKDQNKGLFSIWQEIFQLPRVQRHRIGMDPSLPAQLLVGDEDLSHFGGSSGFSSSSQRFHHILHLAVSSGEQEKLAQGLHENFLSMRVRDSSLGSVCLALEWLCFSDLLGRAVLHGQSFQLLRYLPFLPVAFHLLFAGSAIPRLAYPSSQHEALAKLTHMQNLVVSMVSGIAPGARSRAGPRVLVLEVLCLLLDIIAPKLRPVNTQLYSQKEKQQLAELISTMLAYNLTYHQERLPEGQYVYKLDPNVEDVCRFPELPARRQLSYQAKQLIAREIELEKMRRTEAVLQARNPDPRNGLSEERGDTRPSGTPNHRQRLEHIVQRAVVEDKVRGCRSCPSSQQHFPGLPNTHWLHWNLIFLAQFLLIAQLSTVCPAKASLGLQLWDQVDLGDVMDLHPCEAFRAGGGKRSGYLG
- the CHTF18 gene encoding chromosome transmission fidelity protein 18 homolog isoform X2 — protein: MAGTESAEGAADDEFYERFAAELEVLAELGDEPSPPAGPKVSQFRGRKQPPEEPDPAGDSHCRKRERGCAPAGSPAPAGPHTPKPKRQRLEAVKKLDFGADDELAPDVSWDGGSEAPLAPQNTSSNQLEMSGMIPLQITPPSEKKWVLKRPPILEDYINVTSTQGTRVFLVLRDDPCRTGVEEGVVCAVSLQLPDSLGWNARRPLHLLGVPFSYLKEQVDQERLRHVQKVSQQLTEIINSCLESEPSTESLEPGGDMDPEEESASHCLWVDKFTPRRYMELLSDDYTNRCLLKWLKLWDTVVFGKEKAVKKGKPSTAAHPPFSHPKEHPNKWKTKVQLTEEILEAELDQHKRPKYKVALLCGPPGLGKTTLAHVIARHAGYNAVEMNASDDRSPEVFKTRIEAATQMKSVLGAGEKPNCLIIDEIDGAPAASINVLLNIIHRKDVQGEGEAGAGRRRQREGGLLLRPIICICNDQYVPALRPLRQQSFLLHFPRTAPSRLAQRLSEIALQQGMRADTAALLALCEKTENDIRSCINTLQFLHGRGQKELNMQMVQTMKIGLKDQNKGLFSIWQEIFQLPRVQRHRIGMDPSLPAQLLVGDEDLSHFGGSSGFSSSSQRFHHILHLAVSSGEQEKLAQGLHENFLSMRVRDSSLGSVCLALEWLCFSDLLGRAVLHGQSFQLLRYLPFLPVAFHLLFAGSAIPRLAYPSSQHEALAKLTHMQNLVVSMVSGIAPGARSRAGPRVLVLEVLCLLLDIIAPKLRPVNTQLYSQKEKQQLAELISTMLAYNLTYHQERLPEGQYVYKLDPNVEDVCRFPELPARRQLSYQAKQLIAREIELEKMRRTEAVLQARNPDPRNGLSEERGDTRPSGTPNHRQRLEHIVQRAVVEDKPEVDFFGRPLQRKQAASALAPQASKEESLEKQMGKAVGKSDVWFRFNEGVSNAVRRNIYIRDLL
- the CHTF18 gene encoding chromosome transmission fidelity protein 18 homolog isoform X4; this translates as MAGTESAEGAADDEFYERFAAELEVLAELGDEPSPPAGPKVSQFRGRKQPPEEPDPAGDSHCRKRERGCAPAGSPAPAGPHTPKPKRQRLEAVKKLDFGADDELAPDVSWDGGSEAPLAPQNTSSNQLEMSGMIPLQITPPSEKKWVLKRPPILEDYINVTSTQGTRVFLVLRDDPCRTGVELPDSLGWNARRPLHLLGVPFSYLKEQVDQERLRHVQKVSQQLTEIINSCLESEPSTESLEPGGDMDPEEESASHCLWVDKFTPRRYMELLSDDYTNRCLLKWLKLWDTVVFGKEKAVKKGKPSTAAHPPFSHPKEHPNKWKTKVQLTEEILEAELDQHKRPKYKVALLCGPPGLGKTTLAHVIARHAGYNAVEMNASDDRSPEVFKTRIEAATQMKSVLGAGEKPNCLIIDEIDGAPAASINVLLNIIHRKDVQGEGEAGAGRRRQREGGLLLRPIICICNDQYVPALRPLRQQSFLLHFPRTAPSRLAQRLSEIALQQGMRADTAALLALCEKTENDIRSCINTLQFLHGRGQKELNMQMVQTMKIGLKDQNKGLFSIWQEIFQLPRVQRHRIGMDPSLPAQLLVGDEDLSHFGGSSGFSSSSQRFHHILHLAVSSGEQEKLAQGLHENFLSMRVRDSSLGSVCLALEWLCFSDLLGRAVLHGQSFQLLRYLPFLPVAFHLLFAGSAIPRLAYPSSQHEALAKLTHMQNLVVSMVSGIAPGARSRAGPRVLVLEVLCLLLDIIAPKLRPVNTQLYSQKEKQQLAELISTMLAYNLTYHQERLPEGQYVYKLDPNVEDVCRFPELPARRQLSYQAKQLIAREIELEKMRRTEAVLQARNPDPRNGLSEERGDTRPSGTPNHRQRLEHIVQRAVVEDKPEVDFFGRPLQRKQAASALAPQASKEESLEKQMGKAVGKSDVWFRFNEGVSNAVRRNIYIRDLL